The genome window TCAGCCACTTCCCTTCAAGATCGAACGGAGGGACCGCGGAATCGAACGCGAGAAGCGTGTATTCGGAACGCCGCTCCGGGGGACCGCCGAGTCCCCGCAGCCGGCCTTCGGCCGAGTCCGCAGCCCGTCCGGGTCCGGCATCGGACCGCGGCCGGACGGTCACTCGGCTCATCCAGACCGGTTCCGCCGACGCGACCGAAGGATCGGACCGCATCGCCTCCAGCACCTCGCGCGGAACCGCGGGGTTTCCTTCGGTGGCGATCGGGCCGATCGAGAGCTGGTAATGCCCCAGCGCCTTGCTCGCCCAGTAGTCGAACGTCTGGAGCAGCGAGTCGTACCCCGAGGCAATCCAGATCACGAGACAGGTCGCCGCCGTCGTCGCCAGCGATGTGAGCGCCACACGGGCCGGATGTTCGCGGAGAAAGGCGACCGCCAGCCGGAAGACCTTCCTCATCGGATCGCCTCCGTCCGTGGCTGAAGCGCCTGCTGGTAGGCGGCCGCGATCTCCTGCGGGTCATGGCGGCCGGTGGTCTGGAACTCCGCCTGATTCCGGCCATCCTTGAGGACGACCACCCGGTCGGCCCACATCGCGACGTGCGGTTCGTGTGTGACGATCACGATCGTCCGCCGCTGTTCGTCGCACAGGCCGCGGAGGAGCCGGCAGATTTCCTGCCCGGAGACGGAGTCGAGACTCCCGGTCGGCTCGTCTGCGAGCAGAATCGCCGGATCGCAGACCAGCGCCCGGGCAATGGCGATCCGCTGCTGTTCGCCTCCCGACAGCGCATCCGGACGATGCGTCCGCCGCTCGGTCATGCCGAGCCGATCCAGCAGCGAGCGAACCTTCGCCGTCAGATCGGGGGACTCGGGGGCGGGGAGACGGATGTTGTCTTCCGCGGAAAGACTCGAAATGAGATTGAACGCCTGAAAGACCAGTCCGATCCGGTCGCGGCGAAAGCGGGTCAGCTCGGCGTCCGAGAG of Planctomyces sp. SH-PL14 contains these proteins:
- a CDS encoding ABC transporter ATP-binding protein, with product MLSGTPLQATDVVKRYRQGGNSVTALGGVGLTVQAGEFVAIMGASGSGKSTLLHALAGLTDVDDGRVTVDGQDLSRLSDAELTRFRRDRIGLVFQAFNLISSLSAEDNIRLPAPESPDLTAKVRSLLDRLGMTERRTHRPDALSGGEQQRIAIARALVCDPAILLADEPTGSLDSVSGQEICRLLRGLCDEQRRTIVIVTHEPHVAMWADRVVVLKDGRNQAEFQTTGRHDPQEIAAAYQQALQPRTEAIR